In Rosa chinensis cultivar Old Blush chromosome 1, RchiOBHm-V2, whole genome shotgun sequence, a genomic segment contains:
- the LOC112181637 gene encoding uncharacterized protein LOC112181637 isoform X2, translated as MAEVVLHIYDVTNSGSDKTNSTIMQINKIFKDGIGLGGIFHSAVQVYGEDEWSFGFCEQGSGVFSCPSGKNPMYTYRESIVLGTTDCSIFKVNQILRELSREWPGFTYDLLSKNCNHFCDELCERLGVPKLPGWVNRFAHAGDAAMEVAGNTAVRFKQAKTEIVSASKVAYRFLVGVTNNVIASPEAPGNSNRGAPRFQSAWFKNLIPNGAKSSSSSEFDSEEKALRQQQQTDSDLPLPRHSRPLQQTDSDLPLPQHSRPLHS; from the exons ATGGCGGAGGTTGTGCTGCATATATACGATGTGACGAATAGTGGATCGGACAAGACGAACAGCACCATTATGCAGATCAACAAGATCTTCAAGGACGGTATTGGCCTCGGCGGCATCTTCCACAGCGCCGTtcag GTTTATGGGGAAGACGAATGGTCATTTGGGTTCTGTGAACAAGGAAGTGGTGTTTTCAGTTGTCCATCAGGAAAAAATCCAATGTACACATATCGTGAAAGCATCGTCCTTGGAACAACAGACTGTTCAATCTTCAAGGTCAATCAAATCTTAAGGGAACTCAGTAGAGAGTGGCCTGGGTTTACTTATGACTTGTTATCAAAAAATTGCAATCACTTTTGTGATGAGCTATGCGAAAGACTTGGCGTGCCAAAGCTTCCAG GCTGGGTTAATCGCTTTGCACATGCGGGTGATGCTGCAATGGAAGTAGCAGGAAACACAGCAGTACGG TTTAAACAAGCCAAGACAGAGATTGTATCGGCTAGCAAAGTTGCTTATCGTTTCCTTGTTGGCGTCACTAACAATGTCATAGCTTCTCCCGAAGCTCCTGGAAATTCAAATAGAGGGGCCCCTAGATTTCAATCAGCTTGGTTCAAAAACCTAATCCCTAATGGAGCCAAATCGTCTAGTAGTTCTGAATTTGATAGTGAAGAGAAGGCACTTCGGCAGCAACAGCAGACAGATTCAGACTTGCCGCTACCACGACATTCTCGACCATTGCAGCAGACAGATTCAGACTTGCCGCTACCACAAC ATTCCCGACCATTGCATAGTTAG
- the LOC112181654 gene encoding uncharacterized protein LOC112181654, with translation MDKMECNKVQPVMRKVKKKQVKDELDRQKQAEKKKRRLEKALATSAAIISELEKKKQKKKEEQQRLDEEGAAIAEAVALHVLLDEDSDDRCEIVMNKDEVLKSWDCPGDFDLFMGGGRACYPYQDSAKCSLEGMGWGSNGYRSGCKWGGLGNNEWAFSTRPYGRDYRHPSFCQEAGWGPTGFAAGLIAAQAVSSLQIAEDSHEGTIVLDGMLRR, from the coding sequence ATGGATAAAATGGAGTGTAATAAAGTGCAACCTGTTATGAGAAAAGTTAAGAAGAAGCAGGTGAAGGATGAGTTGGATCGTCAGAAACAggctgagaaaaagaagaggcgCTTGGAGAAAGCTCTTGCTACTTCAGCTGCCATCATTTCggaactagaaaagaaaaaacagaagaagaaggaagagcaACAGAGGCTTGATGAAGAGGGTGCTGCAATTGCCGAGGCTGTTGCCCTGCATGTTCTATTGGACGAAGACTCTGATGACAGGTGCGAAATTGTTATGAACAAAGATGAAGTGCTTAAGTCCTGGGATTGTCCTGGTGATTTTGACTTGTTTATGGGTGGAGGAAGGGCTTGCTATCCTTACCAGGATTCTGCAAAGTGTTCACTTGAAGGAATGGGGTGGGGATCTAATGGTTACAGATCAGGGTGCAAGTGGGGTGGTTTGGGGAACAATGAATGGGCATTCTCAACTAGGCCTTATGGAAGGGATTACCGCCACCCTTCATTTTGCCAGGAAGCAGGTTGGGGGCCAACAGGATTTGCTGCTGGTCTCATTGCGGCACAGGCTGTTTCATCTCTCCAGATTGCAGAGGATTCACATGAAGGCACAATTGTGCTTGATGGTATGCTAAGACGGTAG
- the LOC112172218 gene encoding UDP-N-acetylmuramate--L-alanine ligase-like, which yields MLAYVLDAMGDSLTAVVGAHMPQFSGGNIILGDGQNFVLEADEYDGCFLGLSPYIAVVTNLDREHVDIFQNEEAVKATFHKFLNLIRVGRHLILCGDSQGAYSLLTDVKQAIGSDTLSGLMHSPLEKCCIGYIITTYGTTSSNEWSASSIRPNLKGVSD from the exons ATGCTTGCTTATGTTCTAGACGCCATGGGTGATAGTCTTACAGCAGTAGTTGGAGCTCACATGCCACAG TTCTCGGGTGGAAACATTATCTTGGGAGATGGTCAAAATTTTGTGCTAGAG GCTGATGAATATGATGGTTGCTTCCTGGGACTATCACCTTATATAGCTGTTGTAACAAATCTGGATAGGGAGCATGTTGATATTTTCCAAAACGAGGAAGCAGTTAAAGCTACTTTCCATAAATTCCTGAATCTAATCAGGGTGGGTAGACATCTCATTTTATGTGGGGATAG TCAGGGTGCCTATTCCTTGCTGACTGATGTAAAGCAAGCAATTGGATCAGATACTTTGAGCGGTCTAATGCATTCTCCGCTAGAAAAATGTTGCATTGGCTACATCATAACAACTTATGGAACTACAAGTTCTAATGAATGGAGTGCATCATCAATTAGGCCAAATTTAAAGGGTGTTAGTGATTAA
- the LOC112181626 gene encoding putative septum site-determining protein minD homolog, chloroplastic, translating to MLAVQLLPTLTPKPSITTTPNRRTALKPFHNPKTLKPNSSPFTVRSVLQYNRKPQLSGDTPRVVVITSGKGGVGKTTTTANVGLSLARLGFSVVAIDADVGLRNLDLLLGLENRVNYTVVEVLNGDCRLDQALVRDKRWSNFELLCISKPRSKLPMGFGGKALVWVVDALKARQEGCPDFILIDCPAGIDAGFITAITPANEAVLVTTPDITSLRDADRVIGLLECDGIRDIKMMVNRVRTDMIKGEDMMSVLDVQEMLGLSLLGMIPEDTEVIRSTNRGYPLVLNRPPTLAGLAFEQAAWRLVEQDTMKAVMVEEEPKKRGFFSFFGG from the coding sequence ATGCTCGCCGTTCAACTCCTCCCCACCCTAACTCCCAAaccctccatcaccaccaccccAAACCGCCGCACCGCCCTTAAACCCTTCCACaaccccaaaaccctaaaacccaactcCTCCCCATTCACCGTCCGCTCCGTCCTCCAATACAACAGGAAGCCCCAATTGTCCGGCGACACTCCCCGTGTCGTCGTCATCACCTCCGGAAAGGGCGGCGTCGGCAagaccaccaccaccgccaatGTCGGCCTCTCCCTCGCCCGCCTCGGCTTCTCCGTCGTCGCCATCGACGCCGACGTCGGCCTCCGCAACCTCGACCTCCTCCTCGGCCTCGAGAACCGCGTCAACTACACCGTCGTGGAGGTCCTCAACGGCGACTGCCGCCTCGACCAGGCTCTCGTCAGGGACAAGCGCTGGTCCAACTTCGAATTGCTGTGCATTTCCAAGCCCAGATCCAAATTGCCCATGGGCTTCGGCGGCAAAGCCCTCGTCTGGGTCGTCGACGCCCTAAAGGCCCGGCAGGAGGGCTGCCCGGACTTCATCCTCATCGACTGCCCGGCCGGCATTGATGCTGGATTCATTACCGCCATCACTCCGGCCAATGAGGCTGTGCTGGTGACCACGCCGGACATTACCAGCTTGCGAGACGCCGACAGAGTCATTGGGCTGCTGGAGTGTGATGGAATCAGAGATATTAAGATGATGGTGAACCGGGTTCGGACTGATATGATCAAAGGTGAGGACATGATGTCTGTGCTGGATGTGCAGGAGATGCTGGGATTGTCATTATTGGGGATGATTCCGGAGGACACGGAGGTGATTCGAAGCACCAACAGAGGGTACCCTCTGGTTTTGAATAGGCCACCCACATTGGCTGGACTGGCTTTCGAGCAGGCTGCATGGAGACTTGTTGAGCAGGACACTATGAAGGCTGTCATGGTTGAGGAAGAGCCCAAGAAGCGCGGCTTCTTCTCATTTTTCGGAGGGTGA
- the LOC112181637 gene encoding uncharacterized protein LOC112181637 isoform X1, producing MAEVVLHIYDVTNSGSDKTNSTIMQINKIFKDGIGLGGIFHSAVQVYGEDEWSFGFCEQGSGVFSCPSGKNPMYTYRESIVLGTTDCSIFKVNQILRELSREWPGFTYDLLSKNCNHFCDELCERLGVPKLPGWVNRFAHAGDAAMEVAGNTAVRFKQAKTEIVSASKVAYRFLVGVTNNVIASPEAPGNSNRGAPRFQSAWFKNLIPNGAKSSSSSEFDSEEKALRQQQQTDSDLPLPRHSRPLQQTDSDLPLPQHSRPLQQTDSDLPLPQHSRPLHS from the exons ATGGCGGAGGTTGTGCTGCATATATACGATGTGACGAATAGTGGATCGGACAAGACGAACAGCACCATTATGCAGATCAACAAGATCTTCAAGGACGGTATTGGCCTCGGCGGCATCTTCCACAGCGCCGTtcag GTTTATGGGGAAGACGAATGGTCATTTGGGTTCTGTGAACAAGGAAGTGGTGTTTTCAGTTGTCCATCAGGAAAAAATCCAATGTACACATATCGTGAAAGCATCGTCCTTGGAACAACAGACTGTTCAATCTTCAAGGTCAATCAAATCTTAAGGGAACTCAGTAGAGAGTGGCCTGGGTTTACTTATGACTTGTTATCAAAAAATTGCAATCACTTTTGTGATGAGCTATGCGAAAGACTTGGCGTGCCAAAGCTTCCAG GCTGGGTTAATCGCTTTGCACATGCGGGTGATGCTGCAATGGAAGTAGCAGGAAACACAGCAGTACGG TTTAAACAAGCCAAGACAGAGATTGTATCGGCTAGCAAAGTTGCTTATCGTTTCCTTGTTGGCGTCACTAACAATGTCATAGCTTCTCCCGAAGCTCCTGGAAATTCAAATAGAGGGGCCCCTAGATTTCAATCAGCTTGGTTCAAAAACCTAATCCCTAATGGAGCCAAATCGTCTAGTAGTTCTGAATTTGATAGTGAAGAGAAGGCACTTCGGCAGCAACAGCAGACAGATTCAGACTTGCCGCTACCACGACATTCTCGACCATTGCAGCAGACAGATTCAGACTTGCCGCTACCACAACATTCCCGACCATTGCAGCAGACAGATTCAGACTTGCCGCTACCACAACATTCCCGACCATTGCATAGTTAG
- the LOC112181670 gene encoding UDP-N-acetylmuramate--L-alanine ligase-like, with product MIGTICGCDIYDDYAHHPMEVQAVIQAACQKFPIKSLLVVFQNHTYSRLAALKDDFAIALCGADQVVVTEVYAAREIDVGNVGGRELAASVIARHVNTSLLWVMW from the exons ATGATTGGCACAATATGTGGATGCGATATATATGATGATTATGCCCATCATCCAATGGAAGTTCAAGCAGTTATTCAAGCTGCCTGCCAGAAGTTCCCTATCAAGTCTCTTTTAGTGGTATTTCAGAATCATACTTACAG TCGTTTAGCAGCACTGAAGGATGATTTTGCCATTGCCCTCTGTGGTGCAGATCAAGTTGTAGTTACAGAG GTTTATGCTGCTAGAGAAATAGATGTTGGGAACGTTGGTGGAAGGGAGTTAGCTGCTTCTGTAATCGCCCGCCATGTGAATACATCCCTTCTCTG GGTGATGTGGTAG